In Chiloscyllium plagiosum isolate BGI_BamShark_2017 chromosome 1, ASM401019v2, whole genome shotgun sequence, the sequence aggtggttgaagggtgaccttaaggtttataaaatcatgaggggctcaATAAGATAGATGACAAAAGTCTCTTTCCCCCCTCGGGTGGGTGatattcaaaactagggggtatatttaaggtgagaggataaaggctgaaaaaaaaagtgtgacggccaactttttattttatacagagaatggtttgtatgtggaatgagctgccagaggaagtggtggatgcaggtatagttccAACGCTTGGAAGACATTTggttaggtacatgaataggaaaggtttggaaggatatgggccaagcacaggcagataaGATTCTGATGACaaccactccgaaagctagtgcttccaaataaacctgttggactataacctggtgttgagagatttttaaccgaggactagtttagtttaggaagaTGGTCAgcgtgaactggttggaccaaagggtctgttttcatgctgtatgactaccCAAGTCTTCACTGCTTCGGTTTGGGAGTGATACAGCAGGTGAAGGATCATATTGTTTTTTTAAAGCTTCTGTGCAACCCAGTGACATTCAGTCATTTCCCTTGAAACAAGAATTATTTGAAGTATGCATAGAGTTACACAGAACAAATTGCTACAGGAAAAAAGGGGAGACATTTGCCTCAGCAGGAATCAATACATTTCAAGGTACTCATTCAATTCTGAAGCATTGACTGAACTTCCTACTACCTAAATCGCCACTTCAATCCTAAAGTGACCTCTTCCCTCAGCATTTTGCATTAAGCCACTCTGGAACAATGTAAGCTTGTGAAACAGCAACTTTGTTGGCAATTGCTGGTATTGATTTTGACTCCGTGCACAGACACATGGATATACACTGCATGCGCACAATCACAGAATGAAAGCTATGCTATTATATCACATGTTGTGGAACACGTTCACTGTTTGCATGATTCTGGAGGAGCTCTGCAAAACAAGCACACAGATTCATTATGTCCATTGTAACCTGCATAGCCTTGTTCAATTTTGGTGTCTATTATAAACAGCACTTGAGCGTTCAGAAGCAGACTCTTTCTGGCTACATTGTACACAATTAACCAACCCAATTAAGTTACCAGTAATAATTCCAGTTCCCCATTTACATTCCACCGGTCACTAACTGCCATGACTGCAATGTGGCGGCAATGCTTGAAGAAATTACACACAAAACCCCTGATGGAACCGTACTGCATACAAAACAGGGCTTTTTTCTGGGGGGGGGGAACAGGGCTtttttatgggggggggggggggggggggggcgaggtgGGGAACACGTTTATACAATCTGCAGCTCGTAAATAATGAGGTGCACGATTAAAAGGGAGATTGGGTGTCTGGAGGTGGACGAGGATTTCAGACAAGGCCTGCATCATCTTCGATAGCTTTAAGCCCCCACTGGCTATAGAGGTGACCACTAAGAATACTGCTATAATCGCTTTGGGAGTAAACACATGCAGCAGGCCTCACTGGTTGAGTGCCACCCTGTTCTGCAAGATGGGGAGGTGGGCGGTGAGTGTTGTGCAATTTGAAGCATTTGCAGTGAAAAATGTGGAGGTGAAGCTTATGAATGTGAGTAACGGGTTGTGGTCAATCAAGCAGTGGCTTGATTCATTTTTAGATGTATTAATTCAccattaattcctgaagaagggcctgtgcccgaaacgtcgaatctcctgttccctggatgctgcctgacctgctgtgctgttccagcaataaagtttcaactttgatctccagcatctgcagacctcactttctcctaattcaccATGACCCACTACAAAACTATCTAAACATATTACACTCAAAACTTGACCCTGAAATTGACCTCCAGAGTTACCTGCTACCACTATGTTCCAAGCATACCTCTCTGGAGAACCCTGGCTTTTCCAGGGATAAAGGAGACCTCTATTCCACCAAGGCCTTCAGTACAGTGCCTTGAAACCAGTTTTGGTGTTATTTCCCAGGACAGATTCACTTTCTAATCACTACCACCAACCATCACCTGCTGCAGCCACAATACAGCTATCTTTCAAGCCGTGCAGACTAGCTATAAGTGGTGCTAGCCAGCAACATTGTATGCTATTAATACATTCAGCCACTGCTTAACTAAACACTGCAAGGAAATAAATGAAGAGAGCTCACCCCACAAGGATAGCATCGTTTGTGTATTGCAAACAGTGGGCTCATGGCATACCACGGTCTCCATACCCATTTTCAAATGCTTTCAACTTAGTCTCCCAAGGTATCATCTCCACTGCACTGTGACAAAATTGAGCTGTGGAACAGACTAATAACAATTCATGTAGCCAACAAATCAGCAACCATGAGACACTGTGGGCCATGAAACAAATTACATAACAAATCTGGCACATCATTTGCTTCACCTTGCTCAGGCCAGAATATGTACCACAGAGAGATGCTAAAGAATGTGCCAAGAACAGAGATGCTAAAGAATGTGCCAAGAACAATGTTAGACTTACCTAAAATACAAAAGCCATCAACAGCTGAGTAAAAACAATTGCCAAATGCCAGGTCAAACACATTCAATGTGCCAGTTATTTTCAGAAACTTTAATAAGGTGCAGAAAATTTCTAAAGTGAGATTACATCATCTATTTCTTCTCCCCAACATTTAGCAAATATTATTTCAGGTAAATTGAGATTTTTGATAAAGTCTTCAGTTTGCAAAACACTCAACAGTTCATGAAAACAAGCCACCCAAACAGCTGAGTCCTTCAGTCCACTGTTGCTATCAAGATTGTAGCAAAATGGTGGCAGAACAACAGGATTCCATGCATTAACTGGCCATTGCATAGGCTGTAAGATTTCATCGCTCTTACCATCATCCATCAGAATCTCTTTAGGATGTTGACAATGCCTAGATCACCAAGGTAGAACTCAACACTTTTTAAATGacatttcattgttttattgCATATGGACAGCAGGCAAATCTTAATACTTGGATACCTGCTAAAATAGAAAATGCATCAACTTCATAAATTACTGTAAAGGGTAATCTGCATACTGAACAAAAGCAAGCAGACTAACAACTGTTCACTAGTTCCACAGCCAAATCCATACGCAGCTCCCCAAACCCAAAATATCTAATGAATGGTTGTAGGATAAGCAGGCAACTAAaaggatttatgaacatcacTATAGTTCACAAAGGGAGGAGCCCCAGAATAAGTACAGTGATAAAATGCAAGTATAGTCAACTACAAGATAAATTACAGGCAATGTGAATCTGAACACCCAGCCATTACTACCTAATCTTTTATAGCACCACCTCAACACCCTTTCCCTCCCAATGCCCCATCAACCACCAATACACTCGTCATCATTTACCAGAAGCTTAAATATAACATAGTATCAGAACAGCTACAACAGCTGGTCATTTCGCACTTTGGATTAGTATATGACCTCCTGACGTCCTAAGGCCTCCATTTACAAGGTCCTGGTAAAAGGAAATATTCAACCCTCAATGCAATAGGATCAGCAGAACAACATTCAATCAATTCAATAATACAAGAACAGAACAGACTCAACTAATCCTTATCTTTACCCTGGCTTTGATATCAAATTAATACTACTATGATTGGCGTAACATGTATGACTTTATAGGATACTTGTAACGATTCATCAAGTTTAATGCACTAGAACCTTCCTCCCCTGAAAGCTTTTCTATGGAAAGACAAAGAACTGCAATGCTAGTGTGATACTAACATGTTGATACCCTGGCATTATTATTATAAACCACTGACATCACAAGGACTGTAGTTCAAGGTTAATGCTCATCACCATTACCCAAGTGAACTTGGAACAGGAAATTAATACAACCTTGCTGTTATCTTCAAAACagatttagttttaaaaaaaaacagcttttatTTAATTATGTCCTTCTTGCTGTCCTCACATTCTAAAGTGCAATATCAAATTTGTAACATCTAAAAATAAAATCCTATATCGCAAACTGTTGTTCAGCACACAAGTGCTGCTGAAAGTACCACCAGTTGCCTCTCCAATGAAAGCACAGCCCTGTGGTCAGTAGGACTGTGGCGACTTCACCTTCATTGCTGGGGAAAAAAGTAAATCAGGATAACAAAAATActaattcaaggggaaaaccaacatgACAGTAGGGATCTGATGGGTAAtgttgttgccatggagaatgcgcCAATTGACAGTTAACCACCAGCTTTGCTTTGAATGGTTAGGGCACTGCCCTGACTGCGCTGGCTATCAACAGGTGTATTATACATATGCTCTTTTCGGTATGAGACAGGGCCCAATGTATTCAGTACACTCAGGTACATCACCCTCAAGCCTAATTTAGGATCCTAAATTGGCTACGAGCATAATTCTTCACACAGTATTATCCAGTTATTCAATTGCAGGATCACTTTTAATGTTGTACACTAAATCAGAGTCCGTTTGTCAATTAGTTTCTTCTAATGCAGTATTGTTGGTTTTCCGCTGGAATTGCTATTGTTACAAATTGTCTTggatgcaagacaaaaagcttttctttttaaaagcaatGTCCCAaagcttttgaaaatccaaactaTCATTTACAACAGAAAAAAGTTTTATTTCACAACTTCATTTCAGAAATCCTGGGAGCCTTTGGGGAGGtgctggcctagtggtattattgttggattgttaatccaaatgctctggggagctgggttcaaatcctcccacaGCAGATGGATGAATATTATatcaagaaaaatctggaattaaaatttaaTGTCTAAGTTGACAAAGCCATTGTCgcttgttggaaaatcccatttgGTTCGCTAACTTCCTTTATGAACCCCTAAAttactatccttacctggttggcctacatgtgactccagaaacacagaaatgtggttgactcttatggatgagcaataaatgctaacctagccagTCATGGTTTCTTCCTATCAATGAACAAAAACATGTGTACTTGTGCATACACACATGCCCAACTGTGCTGGCAGATTAGGATAGTGTTGGAATCATAGTGTGCGCTGTTCCCAGTTACTGTGGAGGCAACACCACTAAGATTCGCAGAGATtcactagtttaaaaaaaatgtgtacTTGGAGGATGGAAacagaatataaaacaaaagGATAAGATGACTAATCCTTACCAGAAGATAGTTCCCTCCCCCTTCAAAATCAATGGCCTGCCATCAAACTGGTCTTTTCATACCAATTACATCCTTTGTAGCTGCTTGACTGTGGCTTCTGGAAACGGAAACCTCTTCTCCAAAGTAAAATTAAAGAGGCGCAATGCAAAGCAGCTGCTCTTTGAACACCAACAGCAAGCTTTATCTTTGTTCAATATCTAGCCAAGATATTCTGGCGGTCAGCCAGTTGGAAACCAAGTCTTGGTGAGCTGCTTCCATGTTCCTCCAGCATATGCATACCTCTAACTTGAAATGTATCCATTACGAAGCTTGAAATGACGTAGAATGATCCCAAACGTTACGATTGTATGCATTTCCTGTTCTCCTCAGCCTTGAAGTACTTTATTAAAATCTTTGGAGTGAGGATAATTGAGTAAAGGTAGTAGTTATTAGTTTTACTTAATTATTGCATTTTCAAGTTGGGCAAGCTGACTGTTGTTGCTGTTACATCTTGCTCTCACAGTTCAAGTACCATTTTAGCATTAATAATGAAAACTGGTGCAGTTACTCTGAGCTATACCAATTTTGTATATACTTATTAGCAATATAAAGACCAATGTAGCAGAATCTGACCAGAATCAATATTGTACCAAGTAGCTAAACAGAATTAATAAATTGAATTAGATAATATTTTGAAGACAAATTATTTATACTCAAATTCATTGTAAACCAGATGCCAGccttctgaaataaaatcaaaatgagaaaTACTCAGCTGGTTAAGCAGCATCTACATGGAATAACATGTTTCAAGTTGATGGCCTTTATCACCACTCACTTCAgatgaaatttgaaatattttaaatgcaaGGGAACAATTGGAAAAGGGAAGCTGTATGAAGTGAGGGAATAAATGGCAATGACAGTATTCTAATCAGAAAGTAAAACTCAAACATGCTCAAGGAAACACATGTAATCTTGCCAAAAGGCCATTTACAGCATTCTGGACTTGACAGAACTCAAGTTCTGACTTTATCTCTGCTGCCACGTCCAACTTTGTTTCCTTATTCTTTGTAGGTTTCAACTGAATTTTACTTTCCATTGGTAGCTGTTCTGCCATGCGTTCTAAACATTCGTTTCTTTCCTTATCCCATTATCAATTTCTCTTGCCATACATCACCCAACTCTGACATTTAATCTGTCTTTGATATCGTAACAGACCTCCCTCTTTCACTTGGAGAAAATCCTTTATTTGTATATTATCTCAATCTGATGAAAGATCACATCATGAAAACCATTGACTTTTCTCTATGAATAGTGCCTGATCCATTATTCTCAACGGTTTGCAGatttgttatttcagatttctagcagtCTCCTCTTTGCTTTTGGTCGTGATCTGGTCTCCAGGTACAGATTAAAATGGCCCAGTACAGCTTGGATGAATAGAATGACAATTCAACGAAAAACAGTTTTACTTAAGAACAGTCTACTCGATGGGAAGATCAAAAGTCTGATTAAAATGTAACATCCCCTACAGTATGCCCTGACTTAACATTTTGTAGACCATGTTCCAAATTACCTAAATATTCTATTTGAAGTTAATGATTTTTGGCATTAGGGGCTGGCTTTTAGCTGCCTTACCTGAGCAGTATCTATTAAAAATCACAAATTGTGGTTAGTACTGTTGAAGACCTCTGTTGCTACTTCAAGAATGATAACAGACAAAGATAAAAATAGGttcgctcactgagctggaagatttgtttccagatgtttcatgaCCATACTAGGTATCAGTGacgaaatgtttgaaaacaaaccttccagctcagtgagcaaatctacatccagaacctcaactcaAGCTATAAATCCCTCAAAACTCGCTAAAGATAAAAATAATTTTGTGCAAGCTTGACATGCAACATGTAGATCTAATGGCCAAGCTAAAGATTCTTCCAAGAACAAAAACCATTGCAGCTACCCACTAGAAGTCAGTTTGCTAATAGAATCCCAAAGTATAAAATACATCCAAAAAGGCTCAAGCTCAACCTGAGGAGCTAACATGCAAATATTAAGTAATTTAGCATTAGCTCTCTGCAGCTCAGTGGGAGAATAGTGTGTTCACTGTGATTAAATATGGCCCATACAAAACGGGTTAATGTACAATTAATTTAAACAATGCAAATAATAACAGGATTCAAGATACTAATTGGCCTCCATCTACCAGCACTTCAAAAACATGAGGTCTCCTAAGATCAAACAGAAATGTTGCATTAAAAATCTTGAGAGAAAATCTCAAAGATGCCAAAACTGTCCACTTTGTAAGATGTACAGAAAAGAACCAATTGTCATTTGGCCCCAGTTGCTCAGTCGATGAACGATTCAGACTATGCTACAACTTATCTCCAGATTGGACGTGGTCTCATGAAGAATGGTAAAAACAATATCCAGCCATCCTGATCACCTTGCCAGAGATGAAATTTTCTTGCTCAATCTGACAGGGAATAGTAGGATGTATGGCAAATCACCACACCTGGGAATTTAGAAGCAACCCTGCACAGCTGTTGTGCATTTCAGCTAAATGGCTCTCACATTGGTCCATTAAAAGGATTTTCTGGACCATATAATGCTACCCCAAAATGATTGAATAGTTAAAATCTAAGCACCATGACAGTTTTTACATTCTTCGTCTGAAGTGATCTTCCTACCTTAATTTCAAAATTTTTCGAATCTTTATCAAATGTCAATATACAAATACATAAAACATTTCTCAAACAGATTTGACCAAACGTGAAATATTCAAGGAGGCAGGGGGGAGTGTGAAAGATCACAATGTTTAAGTCTTCGCAAATTTGTTAAACTAGATCCTACTGAAAAGGCAAACATTAAACTAGTCCATTTAACAATTTATAAATGGACTAAAGTACTGAAGTGTTCATACTGTTGACTGCCCAAATTTCCATCTTCACTGCCCTTCAAGAATATTAATGCGTTGTCCCTACAATATTTCAAAGTCCCTGTGCAAAAATTATTTTTGCTAAAttctttcagaaccatgaggatTCTTTATCCAACTCACCCGTGTCATCTTCAGGAAGTCCAAAGAGGGTCGTGTCCACCTAACATCTTCCTCACGCCTTCGCTTGAGCCCACATTTCCTTTCATTCAGCACACAAGGTTGTGAGCGACATCGCAGCAAACCCTGTCGACGACTCAGCTCAGGCGTGGAAGTGGGAGTGCTGTTTGCTGAAGGCAAGAGGTTTGTCGTCTCTGTAATGTGTTCCTGTGAAAGTGACAGCCGCCGTCTTGGGTTAAAGTCAAATGGACCTGCAGAGTTCCAACGTACACTTGATGTACTTCCCTCACTACTGTCTACAAATCCACTGCTGGCAGATGACGGCCTTGGTACTGGTGAAGTATTGAAGCTGGTGACATTAAATATACTGTTGTTGAGTGATAATGCATGTTTACTGGTCTGTTGGAGCAGATTGATACTCGTGCTCCTCTGCAGTGTGGCACTTCCATGGCTGTTGCAGCGCTGCAAGGTTGCACTACCACCGCTGTTACACCGCCGCTTTGACACAGGAGTCCAGACCTTGGAACTACAGGGTTTCCAAGGAGATCGGCACCGGGATAATTCATCAGGCTCCGAAAGAGACCTGCAATGTCGTTTTGTGGGTGGGGCCAAAGGTGTACTCGAGTTCTCACTGAGACTCAACTCACTGATCCAGCCGGAAACAGAGGCTTTAT encodes:
- the LOC122559200 gene encoding protein FAM53A-like isoform X2, with amino-acid sequence MLLFFFRSTEKLNESGSLFPYEIDEESPWTLVNRTCSTKAETNRSVAFPFTTCTFNHNLADHVGLQWQINTNKASVSGWISELSLSENSSTPLAPPTKRHCRSLSEPDELSRCRSPWKPCSSKVWTPVSKRRCNSGGSATLQRCNSHGSATLQRSTSINLLQQTSKHALSLNNSIFNVTSFNTSPVPRPSSASSGFVDSSEGSTSSVRWNSAGPFDFNPRRRLSLSQEHITETTNLLPSANSTPTSTPELSRRQGLLRCRSQPCVLNERKCGLKRRREEDVRWTRPSLDFLKMTRTLKNSKSLCSLDYEDEDDDDDCHMKTIVSSPCDSNDLLMNIITPGSSPLKEHDSARCHVPGSRDGSHPRNYGKEVTVSESEEDTSDCESTDEGIFRLDCGDLDLEQIENN